Part of the Desulfobacterales bacterium genome, CCTCAGGGTCGAATGACCCAAAGCCGAATGGCAGGCAACCGACAATATGTTTTTAATATTCGGCAGAATCAAAAAACGAATACATAGAGATCAACGAACATCATGAGCGAACTGAAACCATTTGAAATCGTCATAGAACTGGATAAATACATCATCGGGCAGCATAAAGCCAAACGGTCGGTTGCCATTGCTCTGCGCAACCGCTGGCGGCGGCAGCAGGTCGATCCGGACCTGCGGGATGAAATTGCGCCCAAAAATATTATCCTGATCGGCCCCACCGGGGTCGGCAAAACCGAGATCTCCCGGCGCCTGTCGCGACTGGCGGACGCCCCCTTCATCAAGATCGAAGCCTCGAAGTTTACCGAAGTCGGCTATGTGGGGCGCGATGTGGAATCCATGATCCGGGACATCACCGAACTGTCGGTCAATATGGTTAAGTCCAGGGAGCAGGAAGCGGTCAGGGACAAGGCCCGGGCCATCGCGGAAGAAAGGGTGTTGGACCTGCTGCTACCCAAAACGCCGGCATCCGGGGCGGCGAGACCGGACGGGGCGGCCGCAATGCAGGCTGAAGCTGCGCTGCCGCCGCCGAACGACGGCCACGCCACCCGCGAAAAGCTGCGCGAAATGTTGCGGGCCGGCAAACTCGACAACCGCTACATCGATCTGGAGGTGTCTGAACGGGCCATGCCGGTAGTTGAAATATTTTCAAATGTCGGCATGGAGGAAATGGGAATAAACTTCAAGGATATGTTCAACAACCTGATGCCCAAAGCCACTAAAAAGCGCAAGGTCAAGGTGCCCGAAGCGCTGGAGATTATGGCCCAGGAGGAATCCCAGAACCTGGTGGACATGGACAAGGTCGTCAGCCAGGCCGTCGAAAAGGTGGAGCAGTCCGGGATCATATTTCTGGATGAAATCGATAAGATCGCCGGCAGCAACGGCGGGCACGGACCGGATGTTTCCCGCGAAGGGGTCCAGCGGGATCTGCTGCCCATCGTGGAAGGCTCTACGGTCACCACCAAGTACGGACCGGTCAGGACCGATCATATCCTGTTTATCGCCTCGGGCGCTTTTCACATTGCCAAGCCGTCGGACCTGATACCGGAGATGCAGGGCCGCTTTCCCATTCGGGTCGAGCTCGACTCCCTTGACCGCAGCGACTTCGTCAGGATTTTGACCGAACCCAAAAATGCCCTGCTGCTGCAGTACATTGCGCTCTTGCGGACCGAAGGCGTCGATGTGGGATTTGAAGACGCTGCCGTTGAAAGGATCGCAGCGATTGCCGAAGAGGTCAACAACGCCACCGAAAACATCGGCGCGCGGCGGCTGCATACCATCATGGAGTGCCTGCTGGAAGACATTCTGTTTGAAGCGCCGGATATGGCTGAAAAGAAAATCGTCATCGATGAAGCGTTTGTGAACAATAAATTAAAAGATATCAAGGACGATGAGGACCTGAGCCGGTATATATTGTAAATAAGG contains:
- the hslU gene encoding ATP-dependent protease ATPase subunit HslU, yielding MSELKPFEIVIELDKYIIGQHKAKRSVAIALRNRWRRQQVDPDLRDEIAPKNIILIGPTGVGKTEISRRLSRLADAPFIKIEASKFTEVGYVGRDVESMIRDITELSVNMVKSREQEAVRDKARAIAEERVLDLLLPKTPASGAARPDGAAAMQAEAALPPPNDGHATREKLREMLRAGKLDNRYIDLEVSERAMPVVEIFSNVGMEEMGINFKDMFNNLMPKATKKRKVKVPEALEIMAQEESQNLVDMDKVVSQAVEKVEQSGIIFLDEIDKIAGSNGGHGPDVSREGVQRDLLPIVEGSTVTTKYGPVRTDHILFIASGAFHIAKPSDLIPEMQGRFPIRVELDSLDRSDFVRILTEPKNALLLQYIALLRTEGVDVGFEDAAVERIAAIAEEVNNATENIGARRLHTIMECLLEDILFEAPDMAEKKIVIDEAFVNNKLKDIKDDEDLSRYIL